One Brassica napus cultivar Da-Ae chromosome A1, Da-Ae, whole genome shotgun sequence genomic region harbors:
- the LOC106445749 gene encoding probable histone H2A.3, protein MAGRGKQLGSGAAKKATSRSSKAGLQFPVGRIARFLKAGKYAERVGAGAPVYLAAVLEYLAAEVLELAGNAARDNKKTRIVPRHIQLAVRNDEELSKLLGDVTIANGGVMPNIHNLLLPNKKAGSSKPTDED, encoded by the exons ATGGCTGGTCGAGGAAAACAACTCGGATCTGGCGCGGCGAAGAAGGCTACATCTCGCAGTAGCAAGGCGGGGCTCCAATTCCCCGTTGGTCGTATCGCCCGATTCCTCAAGGCCGGAAAGTACGCCGAGCGTGTTGGAGCAGGAGCTCCGGTTTACCTCGCCGCCGTTCTTGAATACCTCGCCGCCGAG GTGCTTGAGCTTGCTGGGAACGCGGCAAGAGATAACAAGAAGACTCGGATTGTGCCTCGACACATTCAGCTTGCTGTGAGGAACGACGAGGAGCTAAGCAAGTTACTTGGAGATGTGACGATTGCTAATGGAGGAGTGATGCCTAACATCCACAATCTCCTTCTCCCTAACAAGAAGGCTGGTTCCTCTAAGCCTACCGATGAAGATTAG
- the LOC106445715 gene encoding disease resistance protein At4g27190-like has product MECLSPFLGEILRPMCDSMCSRVGNAIRFKSNVQALNSVMERLVELRGNINEDHKDKSFSLKLMGWQRKSDEVITEARSELDERVPCGMSLKSRLSRKLVTILNEARMLEKEGLDLLDMIAVATAHERVEHVPGVSVLHQTTASNMLGKIIDGLRSSEVQKIGIWGMGGVGKTTLVRTLNNKLHEETATQPFGLVIFATASKDFDPRTVQKQIAERLDIDTRLEETVERLARRIYARLEKQTNFLLILDDVWKDIDLDLLGIPEEKKGSKIILTSRSLDVCRSMRTNLDIRVDCLCEEEAWELFCQNAGEVARSERIERSAKAVSRECGGLPLAIITVGTAMRGKTDVKLWEHALEQLSRSVPCFRSIEEKVFLPLKLSYDFLEEKLKSCFLMCALFPEDYSIDVKELVMYWIAEGFMDEQDSHEESMNEGITIVESLKDYCLLEDGWRSETVKMHDVVRDFAIWTMSSSQDDCHSLVLSGKGLQEIRQDKFAPSLRRVSLMHNNLERLPGLSEKYCMEASTLLLQENYLLQEASDGFLQAFPALRILNLSGTCVNSLPHSCLQLSKLHSLFLRGCTNLTELPSLETLAKLELLDLHGSRIKEFPKGLEKLESFKHLDLSGTVHLKTIPAGIVSRLSSLETLNMKLSNYHWSVKGEEQEGQATLEEIAYLDCLQVLSISLICSPSFLKKSNPWIKRLKKFQINVGFSYVLPMIHDERTLAISSLNLSQVSMEWLLACTTSVILNSCQGLQGMMKKLVTGSKTFVNLKSLTIVKTSINSSGGGIEKATTKSRDTLPFLEELRLHEVNFVSLSELQAQLGLRLVALKLLLVSKCNNLKTLVEIDMFTMPNLEEMEISDCDSLHHLRQTIDGPQEPLLPKLRVMKLRNLPELESVCYEKETWECLEQVKVMNCGRLYTLPISSKTCGRIKEIKGAVSWWKHLRWDDPSSTLKTLDPCFKPLRLLGEEMAPIFGEHYLWDS; this is encoded by the coding sequence ATGGAGTGTTTGTCCCCATTCTTGGGGGAGATTTTGCGTCCTATGTGTGACTCCATGTGCTCCCGGGTCGGTAATGCCATAAGGTTCAAATCCAACGTCCAAGCTCTTAACAGTGTGATGGAGAGATTAGTTGAGCTTAGGGGCAACATAAATGAAGACCACAAAGATAAATCCTTTAGTCTCAAGCTAATGGGGTGGCAAAGAAAGTCTGATGAGGTTATCACTGAAGCAAGGTCCGAACTTGACGAACGGGTTCCATGCGGTATGTCCTTGAAATCCAGGCTGAGCAGGAAACTCGTCACGATTCTCAACGAAGCTAGAATGCTCGAAAAGGAAGGTTTAGATCTTTTAGACATGATAGCTGTGGCTACTGCACATGAAAGAGTTGAACATGTTCCAGGAGTTTCAGTACTTCATCAAACAACGGCTTCAAATATGTTGGGTAAAATTATAGATGGTTTGAGGAGCAGTGAGGTTCAGAAGATTGGTATTTGGGGTATGGGTGGAGTAGGGAAAACGACATTGGTGAGGACGTTGAACAATAAGCTTCATGAAGAGACTGCAACTCAACCATTTGGCTTGGTGATCTTTGCTACAGCATCCAAAGACTTTGATCCAAGAACGGTCCAAAAGCAGATTGCTGAGAGACTGGATATCGACACCAGGTTGGAAGAAACTGTAGAGAGGCTGGCAAGAAGGATCTATGCGAGGCTTGAGAAACAGACCAACTTCCTTCTTATTCTTGATGACGTGTGGAAAGATATTGATTTAGATCTTCTGGGCATTCCAGAAGAGAAGAAGGGTTCAAAAATCATTCTCACTTCCAGGTCTCTTGACGTCTGTCGTAGCATGAGGACAAATCTTGATATTAGGGTTGATTGCTTGTGCGAAGAAGAAGCTTGGGAACTGTTTTGCCAGAATGCAGGAGAGGTTGCGAGATCAGAACGTATTGAGCGCTCAGCAAAAGCCGTTTCACGTGAATGTGGCGGGTTGCCCTTGGCTATCATCACAGTGGGGACAGCTATGAGGGGAAAGACAGATGTCAAGTTGTGGGAACACGCCTTGGAGCAGTTAAGTAGATCTGTACCTTGTTTCAGAAGCATTGAAGAGAAGGTCTTCCTGCCTTTGAAATTGAGCTACGACTTCTTGGAAGAAAAGCTaaaatcttgttttcttatGTGTGCTTTGTTTCCTGAAGACTACTCCATTGACGTTAAGGAGCTTGTGATGTACTGGATCGCTGAAGGATTCATGGATGAACAAGATTCCCATGAGGAATCCATGAACGAAGGAATCACAATTGTAGAGAGCTTAAAAGACTACTGTCTATTAGAGGATGGTTGGCGCAGTGAGACAGTTAAAATGCATGATGTTGTCCGAGATTTTGCGATATGGACTATGTCTTCCTCACAAGATGATTGCCACTCGCTAGTCCTGTCTGGTAAAGGTTTGCAAGAGATTAGGCAAGACAAATTTGCTCCTTCGCTTCGAAGGGTTTCTTTGATGCACAATAATCTCGAAAGGCTTCCTGGTCTCTCAGAGAAGTACTGCATGGAGGCCTCAACCTTACTGCTACAGGAGAACTATCTTCTACAAGAAGCATCAGATGGGTTCTTGCAAGCATTCCCAGCTCTTAGGATTTTGAATCTAAGTGGGACATGCGTGAACTCCCTGCCCCATTCCTGTTTGCAGCTTTCCAAACTTCATTCTCTTTTCTTAAGAGGATGTACTAACCTTACCGAACTACCTTCTCTAGAAACTCTTGCTAAACTTGAGCTACTGGATCTACATGGCTCCCGTATCAAAGAATTCCCAAAAGGGCTAGAAAAGCTGGAGAGCTTTAAACACCTTGATCTTTCAGGAACAGTTCACCTCAAAACTATTCCAGCTGGAATTGTTTCGCGGTTATCAAGTTTGGAGACACTAAACATGAAATTAAGTAACTACCATTGGAGTGTAAaaggagaagaacaagaaggCCAAGCAACACTTGAAGAGATTGCATACCTTGACTGTCTACAGGTGCTGTCTATAAGTCTTATTTGTTCGCCGTCTTTTCTGAAGAAGAGCAACCCTTGGATCAAAAGACTaaagaaatttcaaattaatgTGGGCTTTAGCTACGTTTTGCCTATGATACACGATGAGAGGACACTAGCAATAAGTAGTCTCAACTTATCACAAGTATCCATGGAGTGGCTCTTGGCTTGTACAACCTCTGTAATACTGAACAGTTGTCAAGGGCTCCAAGGAATGATGAAGAAATTGGTCACTGGCAGCAAGACATTCGTGAATCTGAAATCTCTAACGATTGTGAAAACTAGTATCAACTCTAGTGGTGGTGGGATTGAGAAGGCAACCACCAAAAGTCGAGACACACTTCCATTTCTGGAGGAACTTCGTCTGCACGAAGTTAACTTTGTATCCCTTTCGGAGTTACAAGCACAGCTAGGGTTGAGATTGGTAGCTCTTAAACTACTTCTGGTCAGCAAGTGCAATAACCTTAAAACACTCGTTGAGATAGACATGTTCACTATGCCAAACCTGGAGGAGATGGAAATTAGCGACTGTGACTCCTTGCATCATCTACGCCAAACTATTGATGGTCCACAAGAACCTCTCCTACCAAAGTTACGTGTCATGAAACTGAGAAATCTTCCAGAGCTGGAGAGTGTTTGCTACGAAAAAGAGACTTGGGAGTGTCTCGAACAGGTGAAAGTCATGAACTGTGGTCGGCTATATACTTTACCCATAAGCTCCAAAACTTGTGGAAGAATCAAGGAAATAAAAGGAGCTGTGAGTTGGTGGAAACATTTGAGATGGGATGATCCTTCTTCTACTTTAAAAACTCTTGATCCTTGTTTCAAGCCATTAAGATTACTAGGTGAAGAAATGGCACCCATATTTGGGGAGCACTACTTGTGGGACAGTTGA